Part of the Ignavibacteriales bacterium genome is shown below.
TCAAAGCCTTAAACCGAGTATAGGATAGAATATGAGTTGATTGTACCCTCAATTTATGGTAGTGAACTAAGTGTGTTAAAAATTATTTTATGAGAATTCTTTTCTTTTGAAATAAAAAATATATATTTTCACTTTGTAAATAAACTTCATTCATTAATAAAAGAGAGGGCTAATTATGGCAGCAGCCAAACCAATGACCAAAGGTCAAATTCTTGATCATATGGCAAAGAAAACCGGCGTAACTAAAAAGTTTGCTGGTGAGTTTTTAGAAGAGCTCGTAGCTTTATCATACAAAGAAGCTAAGAAGGCATTCACAATCCCTGGATTAGGTAAATTAGTTGTTGTAAATCGCAAGAAAAGAATGGGCAGAAACCCAGCCACAGGCGCTACAATGGTTATACCTGCAAAGAGAGTATTAAAATTCAGAATAGCTAAAGCAGCAAAAGATAACGCTTTATAATCTGGATTAAGTATGTTTTATTTAAGCGAAGGATAAGTATTTGTTCTTCGCTTTTTTAATTAATGGAGATGTTATGAGTGAAATAGTTTATGCAATTGAAAAATCTCTTGATGTTTCAGAATTCATTGAAGTACTTAAAAACAGCACTCTTGCAGAACGCAGGCCTATTGATGATGAACAGAGAATTTCATCAATGTGTAATAATGCTAACTTAATTGTAACGGCACGGGTAGATGGAGAACTTATAGGAATCGCTCGTTCTATTACAGATTTTGTTTATTGCACTTACCTTTCCGATCTTGCAGTTGATACAAAATATCAAAAAAAGGGAATTGGCAAAAGATTAATTGAAGAAACAAAAAAGCAAACTTCGCAAGCGAAATTAATTCTTCTCTCTGCACCTGCTGCAGTTAATTATTATCCCAAAATCGGAATGACAAAGCATAATCACTGTTACTATATTGACGATGTTGAAGATTTGCAATAAACATCGCCTTTCTCACTTATTCTTTTCCTCTCATTGTAGTAAATTTGCTTTAGAAAAAACGAACAAAGAGTGTTTAAAAACCCGGGTTTAACAATTCAGCAAAGAAACGATTAGACAATCACTTTTAGGATAACCAAATGTTAAAAAAAATTTTAATTATCTCCCTGTTTTTAATTTCAATAAATTATTCACAGACAATTCGTGATTTAATCCAGCCAATTAACTTATTGCAAGATCAACCAACAAAAGTTTTGATTAGCGATATCTTTTATTCTGATAATTATACTGTTGAATTTACTTCAACAAATAACATTATTGTTAGTTATGATATATCAACACTGGAAGTTTTATTCACTCCCAAAAAGGATTTTTCAGGAATAGAATTAATTCCGTTCAAATTAAACGAGGAGATTTATCAAATTCCTGTTAAGCTTGTAAAAAGTAAAAAATATATCTTTACTTATCACCCGCAAGCTGGCGAAAAAGAGGTAAATTTATTTGGTCAGTTTAATAGCTGGGATAGACAAAGCCTTCCGATGAAGGATACAAATGGCGATGGTGTGCTTGAAGTTGAAATTTCACTTGATCCTGGAAGATACGAATATAAATTTTTTGTTGATGGAAAAGAAGTTATTGATCCCGCTAATCCAGATAAAGTTCCAAATGGTATGGGAGATTTTAACTCGCTAAGAATAATTGAAGAATCTACAAAAGACAAAATGTTTCTTCACATCCTGGGGTCAGAAAAAAGTCAAAATGAGTTAAAACTTAAGTTCTATTTTGAAAATGTTGATCGAAGCAACATGGTTAGCAAAGAAAGTCTAATTGTATTGTTTGATAATAAAAAATTTCCTGCTGAACTTATCCAAATAAATGGAAGAGATATTACTCTTATTACAAAGGGTAAAATGTTAAATGGAAATCATTCAATTAGAGTTGCAGCTAATCGTATGGGCAATGTTAGCAATATCCAAACTGTACAATTATTCGATGGAGTTGTTGCTGGAAAATCAGAAACAAAAACACTTAAAGATAATATAATTTACAGTATTATGATTGATCGCTTTAGTAACGGAGACAGATCAAATGATAATCCAGTTATTCATGATTCACTTTTTACTCCAGCAAATTATCAAGGAGGCGATTTACAAGGAATATTAAATAAAATGGAGGATGGATATTTTGATAAGCTTGGTATAAATGCCCTATGGATTTCTCCAATTATTGATAATACAAATAATGCTTATCGTGAATATCCTGCACCTCATCGTTGGTACACAGGCTACCATGTTTATTGGCCTGTATCATCTACAAAAGTTGAAGAACATTTTGGCGATATGAAGCTTGCCAAAGAATTAATACATAATGCTCACAAAAAGATATTAATGTGTTTTTAGATTACGTTGCTCATCTATGTTCATCAGGAGCATTGGATGTGGAAAGATCATCGCGATTGGTTTGGCACTTACAATCTACCAAACGGTAAATTGAATTTAAGACTTTGGGATGAGTACAGATTAACAACCTGGTTTGAACCATATATGCCATCGTTTGATTTTGTAAGTTCTTACGAGGCGCTTGAGTTTATGACAGACAATGCAGTTTGGTGGTTAAAAGTCACTGGCGCTGATGGTTTTCGTCACGATGCAGTTAAACACGTTCCAAATGAATATTGGAGAATGCTAACCAGCAAATTAAAGCGTGAAATTGAAATTCCGCAAAATAAAAACGTTTATCAAATTGGTGAATCATTTGGTGGAATCGATATGATTGCCTCTTACGTAAACAACGGACAATTAAGTGCACAATTTAATTTTAATCTTTACGATGTTGCTGTTCCAACTTTTCTTGATGAAAAAGCTTCGTTCAAACTATTAGATTATCAAATGCAAAAAAGTTTTCAGGTTTTTGGGTACAATAATTTAATGGGCAACATTATGGATAGCCATGATAAAATACGCTATATGGCTTATGCAGATGGCGATCTAACAATTAATGATGGAAGAGCAAGTGAATTTGCATGGAACAATCCACCCAAAGTTGATAATCCCAAAAGTTATGATAAACTAAAACTTCATATTGCATATTTGTTGACAATTCCTGGTATCCCTATTATTTATTACGGAGATGAAATTGGAATGACAGGCGCAGCTGATCCAGATAACAGAAGAATGATGCGCTTTAATGACGACGAGTTGAATGAGCTTGAAAAACAGACATTTGAAGATGTTAGCAAACTGATTCACATCAGAAAAGAACATTCTGCATTACGATATGGTGATTTTTTAACTCTACAAGCTGATAAAGATATTTATGCTTATTTAAGATCTGATATGAATGAGAGAATTTTGACAATTATAAATAAAAATTCTAATCAACAAAAAGTTGAATTGACTTTACCAGTAATGTATAAAGTAAACAAAGCAAAGGATCTTGTAAGTGGGAAAGATTTAGTTGTAAAGAATAACCAAATTTTGCTGACAATTGATGGAACTAAATATTTAATTTTGGAATTAGAAAAATAAATGGAGATATAATGGCTAAGCTAACAATAGTTTATGGTGTAGTTTTTATTTTAATGGGTTTATTTGGATACTTTGGAATTAGCAGCGAAAGTATAACTGCTCTTATTCCAACTTTTTTTGGAATTCCAATGCTAATTTTTGGATGGCTAGGACTTAACGAAAAATATTTAAAGCACTCAATGCATGGCGCTGCAGTTTTAGTATTAATCGGTTTTGCAGGCACCATCAGCGGGCTTATTAAGTTCTTTAAAATGCTTGGTGGTGCAGAAACTGCAAGACCAGCGGCTGTTACGGTTCAAGCAATTATGGCTTTGCTCTGTTTAGTGTTCATTGTTTTAGCTGTTAAATCTTTTATAGATGCAAAAAAGAATAGGACGAAAAGTGAATAAGTTATTAATATTTTTATTAGCAGGATTGATTTTTGTTTCCTGCTCAGATAAAAAAGAACCAATTATTCAAAGTGATCTTGAGTTAAAAATGAACAATATCGCCGAAGATTATGTAAAACTAGTTTTAGACATCGGACAGTACGATGCTGATTTTGTTGATGCTTATTACGGACCGGAAGAATGGCGAGCAAATTTTAAATTTGGTTTACCATTTGATTCAACTGCATTTAAAAGTTTATCAAAGCAAGCAGATGATTTGCTTAATCAACTTGAATCTCTTGGTGAATATAAGGCTGATGAATTAGAAACTCTTCGCTTCAGGTATCTTTACAAACAAATTCTTGCTTGTAAAACAAAAATCTTTATGCTTAATGGAGTTCTGCTTCCTTTTGATGAAGAAACAAAAGCACTGTATGATGCTTCAGCACCAACACATAATGATGATTTTTTTCAAACAACAATAACAGAGCTTGATAAAATTCTTCCGGGTAATGGTGATGTTGCAAAAAGATTAAATGATTTTAAATCCAAGTTTGTCATCCCGACAGATAAACTTAAAGATGTTTTTGATACAGCAATAAAAGAATGTAAAACTAAAACACTCGATCATATAAAACTCCCAGAATCAGAATCGTTTAAAGTTGAGTACGTAAAAGACAAACCTTGGGGCGCTTACAATTGGTATAAGGGAAATTTTTATAGCGTTATTCAAGTAAATACTGATTTACCGATTTATATAGATCGCGCTGTTGATCTTGCCGCACACGAAGGTTATCCGGGTCATCACGTTTATAACGTTTTATTAGAATATAATCTCGCAAAAAAAAGAAATTGGGTTGAGTTTAAAGTTTATGCACTGTTTTCACCGCAATCTTTAATTGCAGAAGGAACTGCTAATTATGGTATTGCAGTTGCATTCCCCGGTAATGAAAGAATAAAATTTGAAAGTGAAGTTTTGTTTCCGCTTGCAGGCTTAAATCCGGATGATGCTGATCTTTATTACAAAGTTTTAGCTCTTCAAAAGAAATTTAGCTATTCGGGAAATGAAGCCGCAAGAAATTATCTTGATGGTAAATGGACTCGCGAACAAACAGTTGCATGGCTTCAAAAATATGCTTTGCGAACAAAAGATAGCGCAGATAAATATGTCTCTTTTATTGAAAAGTACAGAAGCTATGTAATTAACTATAATTTGGGTATGGATATAGTTAAAGATTACATAGAACGAAATGGTGGAACTGAGAGCAATATCGAAAAACGCTGGCGATTATTTGAACTTTTATTATCAATACCCCAAACACCAAGTGCACTAATAAAAAGATAGAGTAGCTGATGGCAAAAAGAAATCAAATAGATGGTACAACAAAGTTTTTTATTACAATTATTGGATTAGTAGTCATTGGCATTGTACTTAGAGAACTGAGCAACATATTCATTCCTTTAGTAATTGCAATTTTTTTGTTTTTTGTTTTTGCCCCTTTTAATTCATGGTTAACAGGAAAAAAGGTTCCTATGCTCTTTATTACCCTGCTGGATATTGCTATAACTTTTGGTTTGCTGTATGGAGTTGGAAGAATAGTTGTTGATTCATTTTTTCAATTTAGTGCAAGCTTGCCTTTTTATGGGGACAAACTAAGTAATATGATTAAAGTGACAGCGACTTCCTGGGGAATTACTGATCCATTCTTTACTGAATTTTCAATTGACAATTTACTTGCAAGTTTAAATATTAAAAATATTGCTGGTGGTTTATTTACCTCCACAATCTCACTTCTTGGAAATGTACTATTTGTATTGTTCTTCTTTGTTTTTGTTCTTTCAGGAAATAAAACAATTTATGAGGCTATTAAACATCGGTACGTTAATAAAAAAGTTAGTCCACAATTAAAAATAATTAAAAAAAGTCTTCAGCGTTCAAATGATGCCGTTGATGAACAAATATTATTGGACAAAATTAATCAGGAAAGAACGATACGAGAACAGCAACTTGAAATAACTTTTAAAAAAATTACTGAACAAATACAACGTTATATAATTGCAAAATTTACGGTTAATCTTACTGCCGGAATTATAACAACAATTGTTCTTGCAATTATTGGAGTAGATTTTCCGATTGTCTGGGGATTGTTTGTTTTTCTTTTCAACTTCATTCCAACGATTGGTTCTGCCGCTGCACTTGTGTTTCCTGTTTTGTTTACATTAGTTCAGTTTGATTCTTTTGGAACAGTAATTCTTGTGTTAGCTTTAATGGCCGGCATACAAACACTTGCATTCAATGTTGCCGAACCAATGCTGCTTGGCAAACGACTTAACTTAAATCCTTTGTTAATTTTGCTTTCTGTTTTAGTGTGGGGTTACATTTGGGGAATTGTAGGAATGCTTCTCTCTGTTCCTCTTACTGCAATTATCAAAATTATCATTTCAAATTCCAATTCAGCTAATATGGAATTTTTTGAACAGTTGATGAGCCAAGAAAAACTATAACTTTTTTGCTTAATAAAATTTATTATCCTTATAAAAACATTGCATTAGCCGTTTTTACAAATTATACTATTTCTCTTAATCTCATCAATACATGTTCAAACTGTTTCTCATCAATAAAAACTTCATTAAATATATTCACAATTTGATCTTTTGTAATTTTGTTATAGTCTTCCTCACGCGGGAAAACACAAACCCCGCCTAAATCAATTGCTGCTGGACTTACCAACATTTTACTTTCATCTTCTGCAAAGAAAACTGCTGGGCGGTGTTTTGCTCTTAGAAATACTATTACTCGCCATCCATATTTTTCTTCATAAAAAGAAACAAGATTTAATAATGGCTCTTGCTCCTCTTCCATCAAATTAGAATATGTTTTATAGAATTTATTAAAAAAATCAATAACCAAATCTTTATCAATACTTTCAATCGATAAAAATTTTCTCAATTCATCATTAATCGCATAAAAAGATAAATCATCATCTTCAAAAATCATTTTACCGTATTCATTTTTAATTTGATGAAACTCGTCATCAATTGGCATGAAATATTTATTGCCGGCTTGAAAATGCAGATGATCCGGTGCTGAAGCTCCGCATCTTGGTCCGTTGTAAATAACAGAATAGTGTTTTGAAAGATCTTTGCTCAAATCCAGCATATCAGTAAAAGTATCAATTATGCGCTGTGGTTGATGCTCTTTGTTAGTTAACGTAAAATGAGTTGGAAATATTGGGAATGGGTTGCAAAGTATAATGTAATTATCGTTGTACAAAATCCCCTTTTGCTCGGAAGGAAGGTTTTCAACACACAAAAAACATTTTCTTTTGCTTATAGATTTTGGATCAACTTTTGCGGATGTTGATATCATTCTTCCAGCATTAAACTGCGCCTTAATCTGAAATCCATCAAACTGAAATGATTTTGATTTTACTGTTTCAAGTGATTGAACCCCTGTTTTAAGCATCTGCCACTGTTCTGTTTGGATATCAAATAATCTTTTTGCTACGTCGGAAAAATTATTTTCATCAATTAGGTTTAGTATTAATTGGTCATTGGATAATACATTCATATAAATTCAATTTCTATTTAAATAATTATTGTAACTCTCGATTATTTTATCGGTTACAATTTCAATATCAAACATTTTTAAAACCCGCTCTCTAGCAGCTTTGCCAATAGATAATCTCAAATTCTCATCAAGAATAAGCTTCTCTGTTTTCTTTGCAAGATCTTCCGCATTTTTATTCTGGAATAATATATTAGTTTTCCCATCAACCGCAATATCAAGCACACCATCGGAATTAGCACAAACCGACGGTTTTTCCATAGCCATAGCTTCAATAAGTGCAATACCAAACGCCTCCGCATGCGATGGAAAAATGAAAATATCAAAAGCAGAAATAACATCAGGTATATCACTTCGAAATCCAGTAAGAATCAAATTTTCTATTTTAAGATTTTGACTCAAGCTTTTAATCCTGTTTGCATAATCATCTTCCCCACGGCTTGCTTCGCCAACTATCATAAATTTTAAGTTGATAAATTTTGTTGAGAGAATCTTTGCAGATCTTAAAAATTCTTCATGTCCTTTCCCCGGACTAAATCTTGCAATCATCCCAATTACAATATCGTTATCACTATAACTAAATTCTTTTCTCACCCTATCCCGATTTGAAATTGTTGGATTAAATTTTTTAGCATCTACCCCATTGTAAATTAATTCAATTTTATGGGGTGGCAATGAAGTTGTATCGATTAAATTATTTTTTATCACACTACTTATGGCTATTGCAACATTAATTCTGCTATAAATTTTATTGTGTAAATAATCTTTTTTAGAATAAATGATCCAATATGTTTTGTAAAAAACAAAAGTGTTTTGTTTTTTATAATTTTTAATGCTGGAACAATTACCCACAAATCTTTAGATGCATGACTATGTATTAAATCATAACACCCGGATTTAATAATTGTAGATGTTTTTAATATTGTAATAGGGTTTGGAAGTTTACTAATATTAACTGAATGAATTATTATTCCAAGATTATTCGCTTCTAATTGCAGCCTCGAATCATTGGCGCAAAGAAGTTCAACTATAATGTTGTGTTTTAAAAGTTGCTTTATTCCGGTTAGCGTAACCATTTCCATTCCGCCCCAGCTTTTAGATAAACAGGAATAAAGTATTTTCATAAGTTAAAAATCTTTGTCACTTAATAAATCTTTTTGAGCAGAGCACCTTTAAAGTAATGAATTGTTATTTCATCAAATTGGTAACCTTGTTCTGCCATAACTGCTGCACCTATTTGGCAAAGCCCAACACCATGACCCCAACCGGCACCGTGTAAAATAAATTTTTCAGGAACGCCGCTAACATCTCCAGTTTTTTCAACATAAAAAGCCGAACTGTAAAGATGTGTTTCTGAAAAAGTTCTTCTTATCTCTAGTTCTTTACCTATAGTTAGTGTTTTTTTTGAACCAACTATTTTTAATTTAACAATTCGCGACGAAAACCCACGTTCAATCGGGATAAGATCTTTAATCCTTCCAAAATCAATCCCACTTTTTCTATTTATAAGATCCGAAAGCTGATCTTGAGTAAACTCAACTTTCCATCTATAAAAATCTTTTGTTTCTTGATCATAATCTAAAAGGATTTGATTTAATATTTTAGGATCCGCGGTATTACAAAACGCTGGTGGGTTTGCTTGAATCCATTTTACTGCATTTACTTCTTTTGTAAAATCATCATCTAGTTCATCTGCAATAAATTTGTAATCATAAATAGCAGAAAGTGACGGGTGCTTTACAGGCTCCCAAACATTTTCAAACGATTCTGAAATCCCACCGCAGGATTTAGAAAAGCGTGCATCGAGAATTTTCCCATCCTCCAGCAATACAATTCCTACCGTTTGTTCAACAGCCGCTCTTACAGCATCAGAAGTCATTTTAGTAACACCTTGATAACGCTGACAATGATCATCGGCACAAACATCAAAAAGTTTATGATCTTCCCTATCGTACCATTTAATTATTTCATCTTCTGATTGAAATCCTGATTCATAATTTGCTTTCTTCTTTTTCAGCAATTTTGATTTTTCAATTTGTGCAAGCAGCCAGCTTCTTGATACAACCGCTGTGGCTTTTAACATTTGCATCGAACACTTTGCGCTCATTTCAGACGAGATAACACTCATTAAGTATTTTTCAATAGGTACAATATTTACTACTGTAATTTTTCCGTTGTCTTTAATAAGT
Proteins encoded:
- a CDS encoding SpoIID/LytB domain-containing protein; this translates as MLGYDSEPLISVGILSDTKIKFELYGDFSSYGFKNFFSGRFEAELVDNRIICKSDKDKIDITDEIIFEPQEPDNESFLIRDVVIGVKFHWERKEKQRFTHSLKLIKDNGKITVVNIVPIEKYLMSVISSEMSAKCSMQMLKATAVVSRSWLLAQIEKSKLLKKKKANYESGFQSEDEIIKWYDREDHKLFDVCADDHCQRYQGVTKMTSDAVRAAVEQTVGIVLLEDGKILDARFSKSCGGISESFENVWEPVKHPSLSAIYDYKFIADELDDDFTKEVNAVKWIQANPPAFCNTADPKILNQILLDYDQETKDFYRWKVEFTQDQLSDLINRKSGIDFGRIKDLIPIERGFSSRIVKLKIVGSKKTLTIGKELEIRRTFSETHLYSSAFYVEKTGDVSGVPEKFILHGAGWGHGVGLCQIGAAVMAEQGYQFDEITIHYFKGALLKKIY
- a CDS encoding DUF4922 domain-containing protein, which codes for MNVLSNDQLILNLIDENNFSDVAKRLFDIQTEQWQMLKTGVQSLETVKSKSFQFDGFQIKAQFNAGRMISTSAKVDPKSISKRKCFLCVENLPSEQKGILYNDNYIILCNPFPIFPTHFTLTNKEHQPQRIIDTFTDMLDLSKDLSKHYSVIYNGPRCGASAPDHLHFQAGNKYFMPIDDEFHQIKNEYGKMIFEDDDLSFYAINDELRKFLSIESIDKDLVIDFFNKFYKTYSNLMEEEQEPLLNLVSFYEEKYGWRVIVFLRAKHRPAVFFAEDESKMLVSPAAIDLGGVCVFPREEDYNKITKDQIVNIFNEVFIDEKQFEHVLMRLREIV
- a CDS encoding GNAT family N-acetyltransferase, with amino-acid sequence MSEIVYAIEKSLDVSEFIEVLKNSTLAERRPIDDEQRISSMCNNANLIVTARVDGELIGIARSITDFVYCTYLSDLAVDTKYQKKGIGKRLIEETKKQTSQAKLILLSAPAAVNYYPKIGMTKHNHCYYIDDVEDLQ
- a CDS encoding alpha-glucosidase C-terminal domain-containing protein, with amino-acid sequence MWKDHRDWFGTYNLPNGKLNLRLWDEYRLTTWFEPYMPSFDFVSSYEALEFMTDNAVWWLKVTGADGFRHDAVKHVPNEYWRMLTSKLKREIEIPQNKNVYQIGESFGGIDMIASYVNNGQLSAQFNFNLYDVAVPTFLDEKASFKLLDYQMQKSFQVFGYNNLMGNIMDSHDKIRYMAYADGDLTINDGRASEFAWNNPPKVDNPKSYDKLKLHIAYLLTIPGIPIIYYGDEIGMTGAADPDNRRMMRFNDDELNELEKQTFEDVSKLIHIRKEHSALRYGDFLTLQADKDIYAYLRSDMNERILTIINKNSNQQKVELTLPVMYKVNKAKDLVSGKDLVVKNNQILLTIDGTKYLILELEK
- a CDS encoding AI-2E family transporter, coding for MAKRNQIDGTTKFFITIIGLVVIGIVLRELSNIFIPLVIAIFLFFVFAPFNSWLTGKKVPMLFITLLDIAITFGLLYGVGRIVVDSFFQFSASLPFYGDKLSNMIKVTATSWGITDPFFTEFSIDNLLASLNIKNIAGGLFTSTISLLGNVLFVLFFFVFVLSGNKTIYEAIKHRYVNKKVSPQLKIIKKSLQRSNDAVDEQILLDKINQERTIREQQLEITFKKITEQIQRYIIAKFTVNLTAGIITTIVLAIIGVDFPIVWGLFVFLFNFIPTIGSAAALVFPVLFTLVQFDSFGTVILVLALMAGIQTLAFNVAEPMLLGKRLNLNPLLILLSVLVWGYIWGIVGMLLSVPLTAIIKIIISNSNSANMEFFEQLMSQEKL
- a CDS encoding HU family DNA-binding protein, which translates into the protein MAAAKPMTKGQILDHMAKKTGVTKKFAGEFLEELVALSYKEAKKAFTIPGLGKLVVVNRKKRMGRNPATGATMVIPAKRVLKFRIAKAAKDNAL